From one Planktothrix agardhii NIES-204 genomic stretch:
- a CDS encoding extracellular solute-binding protein, whose translation MVMKHTQYRMRSPFSTISMNFYKFSLLISLISLTLSSCGSSPNSSSTNPTNSNQQPAEKNLKLLYWQAPTILNPHLSTGFKDSEASRITLEPLASFNNELELVPFLAAEIPTLENGGIAKDGKSVTWKLKKNVNWSDGKPFTADDVIFTYEFISNPKVGTTTSGTYEIIKNIEKIDDHTIKINFKSVTPGWYSVFVGTEGMILPRHIFQGYNGENARQAPGNLKPIGTGPYRVVEFKPGDVVVYEANPNFREAKQLEFERLELKGGGDAASAARAVLQTGDADYAYNLQVESNVLKPLEATGKGKIVSNFGALMERILINQTDPNKTTPDGERSSLKFPHPFFSDPKVRQALSLAINREIIANQLYGILGKSTSNFVVNPAQVVSPNTTYKFNLEKAAKLLDDAGWKDTNNNGIRDKNGVEMNLVFQTSVNPLRQKTQEVIKQSLEKLGMKVELKNIDPSVYFSGDPANPDTTERFAADLQLFSTGNTNPDPTSYLKTYTCDQIPQKANNWTGNNYSRYCNPEYDVLWKQATTEINPEKQKKIWIKMNDMLVNNYIVIPLIHRAEVEGVNKNLTGVELTPWDLTVWNIKDWKKTP comes from the coding sequence ATGGTAATGAAACATACTCAGTACAGAATGCGATCGCCCTTTTCTACAATTTCTATGAATTTTTATAAATTTTCTCTGTTGATTTCTCTGATTAGTTTAACCCTAAGTTCCTGTGGGTCTTCTCCAAATTCTAGCTCAACTAATCCTACTAATTCTAATCAGCAACCCGCAGAAAAAAACCTAAAATTATTATATTGGCAAGCGCCAACTATTCTGAATCCCCATTTATCAACCGGGTTCAAAGATTCCGAAGCTAGTCGGATTACTTTAGAACCCTTAGCCAGTTTCAACAATGAATTAGAATTAGTGCCTTTCTTAGCCGCAGAAATTCCGACCTTAGAAAATGGAGGAATTGCTAAAGATGGTAAATCAGTGACCTGGAAACTGAAAAAAAATGTTAACTGGTCTGATGGTAAACCCTTTACAGCAGATGATGTAATTTTTACTTATGAATTTATTAGTAATCCCAAAGTTGGAACTACCACATCTGGGACGTATGAGATTATTAAAAATATTGAAAAAATTGATGATCACACCATAAAAATTAACTTTAAATCCGTAACCCCTGGATGGTATTCTGTGTTTGTAGGAACTGAAGGAATGATCTTACCTCGTCATATTTTTCAAGGCTATAATGGAGAAAATGCTCGACAAGCACCTGGTAATTTAAAACCCATAGGAACTGGGCCATATCGAGTAGTAGAATTTAAACCTGGGGATGTGGTTGTTTATGAAGCTAACCCCAATTTTCGAGAAGCCAAACAGTTAGAATTTGAACGCTTAGAGTTAAAAGGGGGAGGGGATGCAGCATCAGCAGCCAGGGCAGTCTTGCAGACAGGAGATGCGGATTATGCCTATAATCTTCAGGTAGAATCTAATGTTTTAAAACCCTTAGAAGCGACGGGAAAAGGTAAGATTGTTTCTAATTTTGGAGCATTAATGGAACGAATTTTGATTAATCAAACCGATCCGAATAAAACTACACCCGATGGAGAAAGATCGAGTTTAAAATTCCCCCATCCTTTCTTTAGTGATCCTAAAGTACGTCAGGCTTTAAGTTTAGCAATCAATCGAGAGATTATTGCTAATCAACTCTATGGAATTTTAGGAAAATCTACTTCTAATTTTGTAGTTAATCCGGCTCAAGTTGTTTCTCCTAATACCACCTATAAATTTAATTTAGAAAAAGCCGCAAAACTATTAGATGACGCGGGATGGAAAGATACCAATAATAATGGGATTCGAGATAAAAATGGGGTAGAAATGAACTTAGTTTTTCAAACTTCCGTTAATCCTTTACGGCAAAAAACCCAAGAAGTGATCAAACAATCCTTAGAGAAATTAGGAATGAAAGTAGAACTCAAAAATATTGATCCCAGTGTATATTTTTCCGGTGATCCTGCTAATCCCGATACTACAGAAAGATTTGCGGCGGATTTACAATTATTTAGTACCGGAAATACGAATCCCGATCCTACATCTTATTTAAAAACCTATACCTGTGATCAAATTCCTCAAAAAGCGAATAATTGGACAGGGAATAATTATTCTCGCTATTGTAACCCAGAATATGATGTACTTTGGAAACAAGCGACCACTGAAATTAACCCCGAAAAACAAAAAAAAATCTGGATTAAAATGAATGATATGTTAGTTAATAATTATATTGTGATTCCCTTAATTCATCGGGCGGAAGTTGAAGGAGTCAATAAAAATTTAACGGGCGTAGAATTAACCCCTTGGGATTTAACCGTCTGGAATATCAAAGATTGGAAAAAGACCCCGTAG
- a CDS encoding putative ABC transporter permease protein, producing MTRYLINRIQTSIPTLIAISMVVFLILALAPGNPMGEFANNPSITPEVRENIKRSLGLDQPIPIRYLKWIWAFLQGDLGYSFTSRSPVLDLIFQRLPTTLWIMGAAYSLAVLIAFPLGIISALKRYSFWDQIITTVSFIGFSLPTFFTGLLFIIIFSVQLKWLPFIYNSTLEVTNLQTFWQQIQQSIMPVCVLGFYQAAILMRFIRSSFLEQFNQNYVRTAYAKGLPKLNVINGHILRNALIPVVTLIALQIPGLFAGSLVTEQVFRIPGIGALLIDSIFRSDTPVIMGITMVYAILVVIFNLFADILYGFLDPRVKY from the coding sequence ATGACCCGATACCTAATTAACCGGATTCAAACCTCCATTCCCACCCTAATAGCTATTAGTATGGTAGTGTTTTTAATCCTAGCATTAGCCCCCGGTAATCCGATGGGAGAATTTGCTAATAATCCTTCAATTACACCCGAAGTTAGAGAAAATATTAAGCGATCGCTAGGTTTAGATCAACCGATTCCGATCAGGTATTTAAAATGGATTTGGGCATTTTTACAAGGAGATCTAGGCTATTCCTTTACCAGTCGCAGCCCGGTTTTGGATTTAATTTTCCAACGTTTACCGACAACTCTTTGGATTATGGGGGCGGCTTATAGTTTAGCGGTTTTAATCGCCTTTCCCTTGGGGATTATTTCGGCATTAAAACGCTATTCTTTTTGGGATCAAATTATCACAACGGTTTCCTTTATTGGGTTTTCCTTACCCACATTTTTTACGGGGTTACTATTTATTATTATTTTCAGTGTTCAACTTAAATGGCTTCCTTTTATTTATAATAGTACCTTAGAAGTGACAAATTTACAAACATTTTGGCAACAAATCCAACAGTCTATTATGCCCGTTTGTGTGTTAGGATTCTATCAAGCTGCAATTTTAATGCGGTTTATTCGTTCTTCTTTTTTAGAACAGTTCAATCAAAATTATGTTCGTACCGCTTATGCTAAAGGTTTACCAAAATTGAATGTAATTAATGGTCATATTTTGAGAAATGCCTTAATTCCGGTCGTAACCTTAATTGCTTTACAAATTCCAGGTTTATTTGCTGGATCATTAGTCACCGAACAGGTGTTTAGGATTCCCGGTATTGGAGCGTTATTAATTGATTCAATTTTTCGCAGTGATACCCCGGTAATTATGGGAATTACGATGGTTTATGCAATTTTAGTGGTAATTTTCAACTTATTTGCTGATATTTTATATGGATTTTTAGATCCTAGAGTTAAATATTAA
- a CDS encoding putative ABC transporter permease protein, with protein sequence MTVIKPSETTSKNRQPRSLIQTAWRQFKRDKIAFLGLIILGLMILSVIIGPGIYGISPTEIDFVNSLSPPTGKHPFGTNDLGQDQLARLLIGGRVSLTVGVAAMAVAILFGTLVGAIAGFYGGIIDSLLMRLTDLFISLPQLPVLLLVIYLFRESIKQIVGPEVGIFLLIIIVVGGLNWMSVARLVRASFLTTREQDFVTAAKAIGASSRRLIWVHILPNVLSPVIVAATLAVGTAIITESTLSFLGLGFPPDVPTWGRMLYDAQNYLETAPYLALFPGLAIFLTVLSINAVGDGLRDALDPQSH encoded by the coding sequence ATGACTGTAATTAAACCTTCAGAAACAACTTCCAAAAACCGCCAACCTAGAAGCCTAATTCAGACTGCTTGGCGACAGTTTAAACGGGATAAAATCGCCTTTTTAGGATTAATTATTTTAGGATTAATGATTTTATCTGTAATTATTGGCCCTGGGATTTATGGAATTTCTCCGACAGAAATTGATTTTGTTAATTCCCTTTCTCCGCCAACGGGAAAACATCCTTTTGGAACTAATGATTTAGGACAGGATCAATTAGCCCGTTTATTAATAGGAGGACGAGTTTCTTTAACCGTTGGTGTCGCAGCCATGGCGGTAGCAATTTTATTCGGAACATTAGTAGGGGCGATCGCCGGATTTTATGGAGGAATTATTGATAGTTTGCTAATGCGATTAACAGATTTATTTATTTCTTTACCCCAATTACCTGTATTATTATTAGTAATCTATTTATTTCGAGAATCTATCAAACAAATTGTCGGGCCAGAAGTCGGGATTTTCCTATTAATTATTATAGTAGTTGGTGGGTTAAATTGGATGTCGGTGGCGCGATTAGTTAGGGCGAGTTTTCTAACCACAAGAGAACAGGATTTTGTCACCGCAGCTAAAGCTATTGGTGCGTCTTCTCGGCGATTAATTTGGGTACATATTCTCCCGAATGTTTTAAGTCCGGTAATTGTAGCAGCGACTTTAGCGGTGGGAACTGCGATTATTACAGAATCGACTTTGAGTTTTTTAGGATTAGGATTTCCTCCCGATGTTCCGACCTGGGGAAGAATGCTTTATGATGCTCAAAACTATTTAGAAACCGCCCCCTATTTAGCTTTATTTCCAGGGTTAGCGATTTTTTTAACGGTTTTGAGTATTAACGCAGTAGGTGATGGTTTAAGGGATGCTTTAGATCCCCAATCTCATTAA
- a CDS encoding pentapeptide repeat protein: MKYKLLAILAMFTPVIFAASTVAQSNTTDPAVFLKGNARSCQGCNLQGADLSKQSRVNAQLRQANLSNANFNDANFRGAFFTCANLSNSTMRNTNFSFANFVDANLSGVDLSGADLSRTDLSGAIIDERTNFSGANLTGAKLWDAATIFRPGMDLTRIPRDYTIESQRVKCNNRR, from the coding sequence ATGAAATATAAATTATTGGCAATTTTAGCCATGTTTACACCCGTTATTTTTGCAGCCTCAACGGTGGCTCAATCTAATACAACTGATCCGGCTGTTTTTTTAAAAGGTAATGCTCGCTCCTGTCAAGGATGTAATTTACAAGGGGCAGATTTAAGCAAGCAAAGCCGAGTTAATGCTCAACTGAGACAAGCTAATTTGAGCAATGCTAATTTTAATGATGCCAACTTCCGAGGAGCATTTTTTACCTGTGCAAACCTCTCCAATAGCACCATGAGAAACACTAATTTTTCCTTTGCTAATTTTGTCGATGCTAACTTAAGTGGAGTCGATTTAAGTGGCGCAGATTTAAGTAGAACGGACTTAAGTGGAGCAATTATTGATGAAAGAACTAATTTTTCTGGAGCTAACTTAACTGGAGCAAAACTCTGGGATGCAGCCACAATTTTCCGACCCGGAATGGATTTAACCCGCATTCCGCGAGATTACACAATAGAAAGTCAGCGCGTCAAATGTAATAACAGAAGATAA
- a CDS encoding short-chain dehydrogenase/reductase SDR, whose translation MTSTVLITGASQGTGKATALLFAKKGYNVILAARESERLETLANEVLSLGVSTLAIPTDVTNIEQVKYLVNQSLDYYESIDVLVNNAGICLTASVEHTTLEDWHELMNTNFFGYVNMIHTLLPHFLKQKQGTIVNVGSFGGKMPLPQMAAYCASKYAVTGLTESLRLEVQKKGINVCAVHPGIINSNFLERAQFRGEDGLEIEQLRQRLDSALASTWVSQPEDIAQAIWNAVQKKQAEVVVGPALLATETYRLFPGLMQLILN comes from the coding sequence ATGACATCAACAGTTTTGATTACAGGTGCGTCTCAAGGAACGGGTAAAGCAACAGCTTTATTATTTGCAAAAAAAGGCTATAATGTAATTTTAGCTGCCCGGGAATCGGAACGTTTAGAAACCCTAGCCAATGAAGTTTTATCTTTAGGGGTTTCTACCCTAGCGATTCCGACAGATGTAACTAATATTGAGCAGGTTAAATATTTAGTCAATCAATCCTTAGATTATTATGAAAGTATTGATGTTTTAGTAAATAATGCTGGAATTTGTTTGACCGCATCGGTGGAACATACAACCCTAGAAGATTGGCATGAATTAATGAATACAAACTTCTTTGGTTATGTAAATATGATTCATACATTATTACCCCATTTCTTGAAACAGAAACAAGGAACAATTGTGAATGTTGGTTCTTTTGGCGGGAAAATGCCCCTTCCCCAAATGGCAGCTTATTGTGCTAGTAAATATGCGGTGACAGGACTCACAGAATCCTTGAGGTTGGAAGTGCAAAAAAAAGGAATTAATGTCTGTGCTGTTCATCCGGGGATTATTAATAGTAATTTCCTCGAAAGAGCGCAATTTCGGGGAGAAGATGGGTTAGAAATTGAACAACTACGTCAACGCTTGGACTCCGCTTTAGCTTCGACTTGGGTAAGTCAACCGGAAGATATTGCTCAAGCGATTTGGAATGCGGTGCAGAAAAAACAAGCTGAAGTGGTGGTAGGGCCAGCCCTATTAGCAACAGAAACCTATCGATTATTCCCTGGATTAATGCAGTTAATTTTGAATTAA
- the ndhB gene encoding NADH dehydrogenase subunit 2, which translates to MDFSTLVAQLNTGVIWPEGIVIITLLVVLVGDLIVGRSRSSLWTPYAAIAGLLISVGVLYTQWDNRNTIAFLGSFNGDDLSIVFRGIIAITSAVTILMSIRYIEQTGTALAEFIAILLTATLGAMFLSGANELVTIFVALETLSISSYLLTGYTKRDPRSNEAALKYLLIGAASSAVFLYGLSLLYGLSGGQTNLTEIAKVLAQSNGESLAVVIALVFVIAGISFKISAVPFHQWTPDVYEGSPTPVVAFLSVGSKAAGFALAIRLLINAFPTVADEWRFVFTALAILSMILGNVVALAQTGMKRMLAYSSIGQAGFVMIGLIAGTEAGYSSMVFYLLIYLFMNLGGFICVILFSLRTGTDQISEYSGLYQKDPLLTLCLSICLLSLGGIPPLAGFFGKIYLFWAGWQAGLYSLVLLGLVTSVISIYYYIRVVKMMVVKEPQEMSDVVKNYPAVQWNLPGMRPLQVGLVLTLVATSLAGILSNPLFTLSTEAITHSTMFDGVLVKTKTVAHLTKSPLISQRD; encoded by the coding sequence ATGGATTTTTCGACTCTTGTAGCCCAGTTGAATACTGGGGTTATTTGGCCAGAAGGGATTGTGATTATTACCCTCTTGGTGGTGTTGGTGGGTGATTTAATTGTCGGGCGCAGTCGGTCTTCTCTGTGGACACCTTATGCGGCGATCGCGGGTTTACTGATTTCCGTCGGGGTATTATACACTCAATGGGACAATAGGAATACCATCGCCTTCCTCGGGAGTTTCAATGGCGATGATCTAAGTATCGTGTTTCGGGGGATTATTGCCATAACTTCAGCCGTCACTATTTTAATGTCCATTCGCTACATTGAACAGACGGGAACCGCCTTAGCTGAATTTATCGCCATTCTATTAACCGCAACATTAGGGGCAATGTTCCTCTCCGGGGCGAATGAATTAGTCACCATTTTTGTGGCTTTGGAAACCTTAAGTATCTCCTCTTATTTATTAACAGGATATACCAAACGTGACCCCCGTTCCAATGAAGCTGCGTTGAAATATTTATTAATTGGAGCCGCCAGTTCCGCCGTATTTCTTTATGGTTTATCCCTACTATATGGACTATCGGGCGGTCAAACCAATTTAACCGAAATTGCCAAGGTTTTAGCCCAATCAAATGGCGAATCTTTAGCGGTGGTTATCGCTTTAGTTTTCGTAATTGCTGGAATTTCTTTTAAAATTTCTGCGGTTCCCTTTCACCAATGGACACCGGACGTTTATGAAGGTTCACCAACTCCAGTGGTGGCATTTTTATCCGTCGGTTCCAAAGCCGCAGGATTTGCCCTAGCCATTCGTTTACTAATTAACGCCTTTCCCACCGTTGCCGACGAATGGCGTTTTGTATTCACCGCCTTAGCCATCCTGAGTATGATCTTAGGAAACGTGGTAGCCTTGGCGCAAACTGGCATGAAACGGATGTTAGCCTATTCTTCCATTGGCCAAGCCGGGTTTGTGATGATTGGGTTAATTGCCGGAACCGAAGCGGGATATTCCAGCATGGTATTCTACCTGTTGATTTATCTGTTTATGAACTTGGGTGGCTTTATTTGTGTGATTCTATTCTCCTTGAGAACCGGAACCGATCAAATTAGTGAATATAGTGGATTGTATCAAAAAGATCCCCTATTAACCCTGTGTTTAAGTATTTGTCTATTATCCCTGGGTGGTATTCCCCCCTTAGCTGGATTTTTTGGCAAAATTTACCTGTTTTGGGCAGGTTGGCAAGCGGGTCTATATAGTTTAGTATTGCTGGGTTTAGTCACCAGTGTGATCTCGATTTATTACTATATTCGAGTCGTAAAAATGATGGTGGTCAAAGAACCCCAAGAAATGTCGGATGTGGTGAAAAACTATCCCGCAGTTCAGTGGAATTTACCTGGAATGCGTCCCCTACAAGTGGGTTTAGTTTTAACTTTGGTAGCAACTTCTTTGGCGGGGATTTTATCAAATCCGTTATTTACCTTATCCACCGAAGCTATTACTCATAGCACCATGTTTGACGGTGTATTGGTGAAAACAAAAACCGTTGCTCATCTAACAAAATCTCCGTTAATTTCCCAACGAGATTAG